From Suncus etruscus isolate mSunEtr1 chromosome 6, mSunEtr1.pri.cur, whole genome shotgun sequence, one genomic window encodes:
- the KIAA1191 gene encoding putative monooxygenase p33MONOX isoform X2: MSLPIGMHRRAFSYDDALDNPMTPPPSDMGKLPWKPVVPEHKYHNHQQMEQGRPGISSPTITVSSATDNPDQVPVVKAKATHVIMNSLITKQTQESIQRFEQQAGLREAGYTPHKGLTTEETKYLRMAEALHKLKLQSGERTPEEKSGSAQSTPSSTPNSSPRPKSRGWFSSGVSPALPGPNPSPTDSASGEKDKWSLFTPRTLQRSESAGAFATQPYRGQKTSPMDLIRGPATCMAGDTSTLKPPKLDLPGMDAKKQHPRTHNIKPRDLNVFTPTGF; encoded by the exons ATGTCCCTGCCCATTGGGATGCACCGTAGGGCCTTCAGCTATGACGATGCCCTCGACAACCCCATGACGCCGCCTCCCTCTGACATGGGGAAACTGCCCTGGAAGCCAGTGGTGCCCGAGCACAAGTACCACAACCACCAGCAG ATGGAACAGGGACGCCCTGGTATTTCCTCCCCCACCATCACCGTTTCTTCAGCTACTGACAATCCTGACCAGGTCCCCGTCGTGAAAGCCAAGGCCACACATGTCATTATGAACTCTCTGATCACAA AGCAGACACAGGAGAGCATCCAGCGCTTTGAGCAGCAAGCAGGCCTGAGAGAGGCAGGGTACACACCCCACAAAGGCCTCACCACTGAGGAGACCAAGTATCTGCGCATGGCTGAGGCACTGCAT AAACTGAAGCTGCAGAGTGGTGAGAGGACCCCCGAGGAGAAGTCAGGCTCAGCCCAGTCCACCCCAAGCAGCACCCCAAACTCCTCCCCTCGACCCAAGTCCAG AGGCTGGTTCTCTTCAGGAGTGTCTCCTGCCTTACCTGGCCCTAATCCCAGCCCCACAGACAGTGCAAGCGGGGAAAAGGACAAATGGAGCCTCTTTACACCTAGAACCCTTCAGAGGTCTGAATCGG CAGGAGCTTTCGCCACTCAGCCCTACCGAGGCCAGAAGACTTCACCCATGGATTTGATCCGGGGCCCAGCCACCTGCATGGCCGGAGACACCTCCACCTTGAAGCCACCCAAGCTGGACCTTCCAGGGATGGACGCAAAGAAACAACATCCTCGAACCCACAATATCAAACCCCGGGACTTGAATGTGTTCACACCCACTGGCTTCTAG
- the KIAA1191 gene encoding putative monooxygenase p33MONOX isoform X1 — protein sequence MTSRRPEVPALEPTGLLGKMSLPIGMHRRAFSYDDALDNPMTPPPSDMGKLPWKPVVPEHKYHNHQQMEQGRPGISSPTITVSSATDNPDQVPVVKAKATHVIMNSLITKQTQESIQRFEQQAGLREAGYTPHKGLTTEETKYLRMAEALHKLKLQSGERTPEEKSGSAQSTPSSTPNSSPRPKSRGWFSSGVSPALPGPNPSPTDSASGEKDKWSLFTPRTLQRSESAGAFATQPYRGQKTSPMDLIRGPATCMAGDTSTLKPPKLDLPGMDAKKQHPRTHNIKPRDLNVFTPTGF from the exons ATGACTTCAAGACGACCGGAAGTGCCTG CCCTCGAACCCACGGGGCTTCTAGGCAAGATGTCCCTGCCCATTGGGATGCACCGTAGGGCCTTCAGCTATGACGATGCCCTCGACAACCCCATGACGCCGCCTCCCTCTGACATGGGGAAACTGCCCTGGAAGCCAGTGGTGCCCGAGCACAAGTACCACAACCACCAGCAG ATGGAACAGGGACGCCCTGGTATTTCCTCCCCCACCATCACCGTTTCTTCAGCTACTGACAATCCTGACCAGGTCCCCGTCGTGAAAGCCAAGGCCACACATGTCATTATGAACTCTCTGATCACAA AGCAGACACAGGAGAGCATCCAGCGCTTTGAGCAGCAAGCAGGCCTGAGAGAGGCAGGGTACACACCCCACAAAGGCCTCACCACTGAGGAGACCAAGTATCTGCGCATGGCTGAGGCACTGCAT AAACTGAAGCTGCAGAGTGGTGAGAGGACCCCCGAGGAGAAGTCAGGCTCAGCCCAGTCCACCCCAAGCAGCACCCCAAACTCCTCCCCTCGACCCAAGTCCAG AGGCTGGTTCTCTTCAGGAGTGTCTCCTGCCTTACCTGGCCCTAATCCCAGCCCCACAGACAGTGCAAGCGGGGAAAAGGACAAATGGAGCCTCTTTACACCTAGAACCCTTCAGAGGTCTGAATCGG CAGGAGCTTTCGCCACTCAGCCCTACCGAGGCCAGAAGACTTCACCCATGGATTTGATCCGGGGCCCAGCCACCTGCATGGCCGGAGACACCTCCACCTTGAAGCCACCCAAGCTGGACCTTCCAGGGATGGACGCAAAGAAACAACATCCTCGAACCCACAATATCAAACCCCGGGACTTGAATGTGTTCACACCCACTGGCTTCTAG